Proteins from a single region of Haloterrigena alkaliphila:
- a CDS encoding DUF7112 family protein: MGDRIASDHPSVRTVRATCAETATGVRLEVPADERDAFPTDEVVRIVLADEELFGRVERALTGDDLSIPGIYPTPDAARDPSGATDRLLEWVDDRDVSAGGSVLIDVIEPEFLYGVRSPGETVYYDAHEPPSSSLSDIAKDLEDS, translated from the coding sequence ATGGGAGATCGAATCGCGAGCGACCACCCGTCAGTGCGAACGGTCCGAGCGACGTGTGCGGAGACGGCGACCGGCGTCCGACTCGAGGTGCCGGCCGACGAGCGCGACGCGTTCCCGACCGACGAGGTCGTCCGGATCGTCCTCGCGGACGAGGAACTGTTCGGCCGGGTCGAGCGAGCCCTGACCGGCGACGACCTGTCGATCCCGGGAATCTACCCGACGCCGGACGCGGCCCGAGACCCCAGTGGCGCGACCGACCGATTGCTCGAGTGGGTCGACGACCGCGACGTCTCGGCCGGCGGATCGGTCCTGATCGACGTCATCGAACCCGAGTTCCTCTACGGCGTCCGGTCGCCCGGGGAGACGGTCTACTACGACGCCCACGAACCGCCGAGCTCCAGCCTGAGCGACATCGCGAAGGATCTCGAGGATAGCTGA
- a CDS encoding MBL fold metallo-hydrolase — protein sequence MKLRFLGGAREVGRSAILVNDALLLDFGMLTANPPQFPVETPDPEAVVVSHGHLDHVGAVPSLLSGDARPPIHWTPPTYELALTLARDTLNLHGGTMQCPFTETDVQRVTQVSETHGYREPFEAAGHEVTFYNAGHIPGSAHVLVDDGDTRLLYTGDFHVDDRRGSDTTSSPENGRAPAVDGQRVHGQRLVPGTTARPEADVLLCESTYSDVEHEDRSAVEDRFVESVETTLWEGGSIVVPAFAIGRTQELMLVCAAHDIPCYVDGMGKQVTEMLRQYPGFVRDADAFRRAISHARFVTGRDGQRKRITDQKAAIITTSGMLSGGPAMTYIPEIRANPMNKITMTGYQVEGTPGRDLLETGSAEIDGRIMPVSAQVEQYDFSAHADRQGILAFLESYRESDVLVNHGDRCEAFAEELRADGFDAAAPELGDVVSI from the coding sequence ATGAAGCTCCGATTTCTCGGCGGCGCTCGCGAGGTGGGGCGCAGCGCGATCCTCGTGAACGACGCGCTGTTGCTCGATTTCGGGATGTTGACGGCCAACCCGCCGCAGTTTCCCGTCGAGACGCCCGACCCCGAGGCGGTCGTCGTTTCCCACGGCCACCTCGACCACGTCGGCGCCGTGCCGTCGCTGCTCTCCGGCGACGCCCGCCCGCCGATCCACTGGACGCCGCCGACGTACGAACTGGCGCTGACGCTCGCTCGAGACACCCTGAACCTCCACGGCGGAACGATGCAGTGCCCGTTTACCGAGACCGACGTGCAGCGGGTCACGCAGGTCTCGGAGACCCACGGCTACCGCGAGCCGTTCGAAGCGGCCGGTCACGAGGTCACGTTCTACAACGCCGGCCACATCCCGGGCAGCGCGCACGTGCTCGTCGACGACGGCGACACCCGACTGCTCTACACGGGTGACTTCCACGTCGACGACCGCCGAGGCAGCGACACGACGTCGAGTCCCGAAAACGGACGGGCCCCAGCCGTCGACGGACAGCGCGTTCACGGGCAACGGCTGGTCCCGGGGACCACCGCGCGTCCCGAGGCCGATGTCCTTCTCTGTGAGAGCACCTACTCCGACGTCGAACACGAGGACCGGTCGGCCGTCGAGGACCGGTTCGTCGAGAGCGTCGAGACGACGCTTTGGGAGGGCGGCTCCATCGTCGTCCCCGCGTTCGCCATCGGCCGCACGCAGGAGTTGATGCTCGTCTGTGCGGCCCACGACATCCCCTGCTACGTCGACGGGATGGGGAAGCAGGTGACCGAGATGCTCCGACAGTACCCCGGGTTCGTCCGCGACGCCGACGCGTTCCGGCGGGCCATCTCTCACGCGCGATTCGTCACCGGCCGCGACGGCCAGCGCAAACGCATCACCGATCAGAAGGCGGCGATCATCACGACCAGCGGGATGCTCTCTGGTGGCCCCGCCATGACCTATATTCCCGAAATCCGGGCGAATCCGATGAACAAGATCACCATGACCGGCTACCAGGTCGAGGGGACGCCCGGTCGCGACCTCCTCGAGACCGGCAGCGCCGAGATCGACGGTCGGATCATGCCCGTCAGCGCGCAGGTCGAGCAGTACGATTTCTCCGCCCACGCGGATCGGCAGGGGATCCTCGCATTCCTCGAGTCCTACCGGGAGAGCGACGTGCTGGTCAACCACGGCGACCGCTGCGAGGCGTTCGCCGAGGAACTGCGCGCCGACGGCTTCGACGCGGCGGCGCCCGAACTCGGCGACGTCGTGTCGATCTGA
- a CDS encoding FlaD/FlaE family flagellar protein: MSGSQPYLETLERSAGRTDATIQWARFLGETFGTTGALNCLRYYEDLGWISPLVREQMTSYLRGLSLGEIHNKRYDEPTTLEYPLEALSGTLFAAHAQSLEYIATIRGDDLEEHVMIARMAERRVERQIDEEDDADDSDEMVSIIRDGPSTY; encoded by the coding sequence ATGTCAGGATCACAACCGTACCTCGAGACGCTCGAACGCTCGGCCGGGCGAACCGACGCGACCATTCAGTGGGCCCGGTTTCTCGGCGAAACCTTCGGGACGACGGGCGCGCTCAACTGCCTGCGGTACTACGAAGACCTGGGCTGGATCAGTCCGCTCGTGCGCGAACAGATGACCTCGTACCTGCGGGGACTTTCGCTCGGCGAGATCCACAACAAGCGCTACGACGAACCGACGACCCTCGAGTACCCCCTCGAGGCGCTCAGCGGGACGCTCTTCGCCGCCCACGCCCAGAGTTTGGAGTACATCGCGACGATCAGGGGCGACGACCTCGAGGAACACGTAATGATCGCGCGGATGGCCGAACGGCGAGTCGAACGACAGATCGACGAGGAGGACGACGCCGACGATTCGGACGAGATGGTCAGCATCATTCGCGACGGGCCGTCGACGTATTGA
- a CDS encoding ATPase domain-containing protein, with the protein MTDYHSIGLTGRDRVNTAIGGGFPEGSVVLIEGEDGAGKSALSQRFSYGMASEGAYVTYISTELESWEFVQQMASLSYDVVDLLLDEQLLFLHANVDTHDEGKKRQLLSRFASAETLWKADVVFVDTLSGLLRNDPNYEAVIADGNEDHVIQRLVTFLRHVTMQDKTVVMTVDPTSVADDALRPLRNVADVYFQIETNTVGQEIRRKILVRRFQNMKTPVDDSIGFSVQQGRGISIVSRTVA; encoded by the coding sequence ATGACCGACTATCACTCAATCGGACTGACGGGACGGGATCGCGTGAACACCGCCATCGGCGGCGGCTTCCCCGAGGGGAGCGTCGTCCTCATCGAGGGCGAGGACGGCGCCGGCAAGAGCGCGCTCTCCCAGCGCTTTTCGTACGGGATGGCCTCCGAAGGCGCCTACGTCACCTACATTTCGACGGAACTCGAGTCGTGGGAGTTCGTCCAGCAGATGGCGTCGCTGTCCTACGACGTCGTCGACCTCCTGTTGGACGAGCAGTTGCTTTTCCTCCACGCCAACGTCGACACTCACGACGAGGGGAAGAAACGACAACTGCTCTCCCGGTTCGCAAGCGCCGAGACCCTGTGGAAGGCCGACGTGGTCTTCGTCGACACGCTGTCGGGGCTGTTGCGGAACGATCCCAACTACGAGGCGGTCATCGCCGACGGCAACGAGGACCACGTCATCCAGCGGCTCGTTACCTTCCTCCGGCACGTGACCATGCAGGACAAGACGGTCGTGATGACCGTCGATCCGACGAGCGTCGCCGACGACGCGTTGCGGCCGCTGCGCAACGTGGCCGACGTCTACTTTCAGATCGAGACGAACACGGTCGGACAGGAGATTCGACGGAAGATCCTCGTCCGCCGGTTCCAGAACATGAAAACGCCGGTCGACGACTCCATCGGCTTCAGCGTCCAGCAGGGCCGTGGCATCTCGATCGTCAGCAGGACGGTGGCATAA
- a CDS encoding CynX/NimT family MFS transporter has translation MGRSSADYRREYALVALGALSYTCLMFVWFSLPAYLPVIIDEVGLSGTQAGVLAGAVPLTYIPLALFSGIAVDRIGPGRSLAAGVLIYGVAQIARSAAPGFPSLLATTLLLGVGATAITFGLPKLVGVLFPPEKTGRPSSIYLVGASAGSALVFGVGRPVIGPWLGGWRPLFFWSGVVAVAYGLAWLVVAQRARIDDRMADDDGFSLESVVADLRLVLSHRELQLVVVIGTMYLLLNHGLQGWLPTLLESRGLPTGTAGRATSLLIAAYVGGVLAVPELADRFGARRSALMGCGTVAFVGILGVIAGDTGPLLVAGIVVTGLGVGGVSPLVRAIPPDLEGIGARLTGTAVGFIFAVGEIGGFVGPVLVGALRDATGSFVPGLAVLAGGALVVVAAGAALHSLAE, from the coding sequence ATGGGTCGCTCGAGCGCCGATTATCGCCGTGAGTACGCACTCGTCGCCCTCGGAGCGCTGAGCTACACCTGCCTGATGTTCGTCTGGTTCTCGCTGCCGGCGTACCTCCCGGTGATCATCGACGAGGTGGGGCTCTCGGGCACGCAGGCCGGCGTGCTCGCGGGGGCGGTGCCGCTGACCTACATCCCGCTGGCGCTGTTCTCCGGCATCGCCGTCGACCGGATCGGTCCCGGACGGAGCCTCGCGGCCGGCGTCCTGATCTACGGGGTCGCACAGATCGCCCGCAGCGCCGCCCCCGGCTTCCCGTCGCTGCTCGCGACGACGCTCCTGCTCGGCGTCGGCGCGACCGCGATCACCTTCGGCCTCCCGAAACTGGTCGGCGTGTTGTTCCCGCCCGAGAAGACGGGTCGCCCGTCGTCGATCTACCTCGTCGGCGCCTCGGCGGGGTCGGCGCTCGTCTTCGGCGTGGGCCGCCCCGTCATCGGCCCGTGGCTGGGCGGCTGGCGGCCGCTGTTCTTCTGGAGCGGCGTCGTCGCCGTCGCCTACGGCCTCGCGTGGCTGGTCGTCGCCCAGCGGGCCCGAATCGACGACCGAATGGCCGACGACGACGGCTTCTCGCTCGAGTCTGTCGTCGCCGACCTCCGGCTGGTGCTCTCCCACCGCGAACTCCAACTGGTCGTCGTCATCGGGACGATGTACCTGCTGCTCAACCACGGCCTGCAGGGGTGGCTCCCGACGCTGCTCGAGTCGCGCGGCCTGCCGACCGGAACGGCCGGCCGGGCGACGAGCCTGCTGATCGCGGCCTACGTCGGCGGCGTGCTCGCCGTCCCGGAACTGGCCGACCGGTTCGGGGCGCGGCGGTCGGCGCTGATGGGCTGTGGAACCGTCGCCTTCGTGGGGATCCTCGGCGTGATCGCGGGCGACACCGGTCCGCTGCTCGTCGCCGGCATCGTCGTCACCGGCCTCGGCGTCGGCGGCGTTTCGCCGCTCGTCCGGGCGATCCCGCCGGATCTCGAGGGGATCGGCGCCCGGCTAACGGGCACCGCGGTCGGCTTCATTTTCGCCGTCGGCGAGATCGGCGGCTTTGTCGGCCCGGTGCTCGTCGGGGCGTTGCGCGACGCTACCGGCTCGTTCGTCCCCGGACTGGCCGTACTCGCTGGCGGCGCGCTCGTCGTGGTCGCCGCGGGGGCCGCGTTGCACTCGCTGGCCGAATAA
- the flaJ gene encoding archaellar assembly protein FlaJ translates to MSTDTQSAPDTSARSFLKSLNGAYASMEMATTRYLLLAVAPAFGLFVGGAVLTVVLGLPLFVGLPVVLLGLLAMTVAIIYPKLSQDRKRKQVRQRFHLFLTHITVLSMTNINRVEIFRTLAEEDEYDALAEEMGYLVALVDTWNQSLDDACRIRAKQTASPLLTDFLERLAYTVGGGQQISEFLIDEQDTIIQQFVTRYESDLAKLDVMKELYMSMMLSVAFVLVFAIVLPILIGTSPTLLIAGTVAMFGIVQVGFVYAIHVVSPYDPTWYIEETAGEGPMTRIPRALAIGIGCSLLLALGVLAALLGYLPFVTERVPVPILTAIPVTPLLLPGWRMRQEESKVKDRDSEFPSFIRALGTVESVKQTSTGSVLESLRKKDFGALTANVDALYKRLNMRIDNIRSWRLFAAETGSYLIQKFGDMYVVGRQMGGDPQVLGNVISKNQNEVLKVREKRQQATTTLIGVLYGITAASVFSFFIGLEVVEIMMDITGEMDLGEQSQVAGNLMHTEQYNLVVIEYLLIATVLVNAALSAVMIRITDRGHLLSGLVHFVFLTWLGALVAASTQYVVNFVM, encoded by the coding sequence ATGTCGACAGATACCCAATCCGCGCCGGACACCAGCGCTCGATCGTTCCTCAAGTCGCTCAACGGCGCGTACGCGAGCATGGAGATGGCCACCACGCGGTATCTCCTGCTCGCGGTCGCGCCCGCGTTCGGCCTGTTTGTCGGCGGGGCTGTGCTGACGGTCGTACTCGGACTGCCGCTGTTCGTCGGCCTGCCGGTCGTCCTGCTGGGGCTGCTGGCGATGACCGTCGCGATCATCTATCCGAAACTCTCCCAGGATCGCAAGCGAAAGCAGGTCCGCCAGCGCTTTCACCTCTTCCTGACGCACATCACCGTTCTCTCGATGACGAACATCAACCGCGTCGAGATCTTTCGGACGCTCGCGGAGGAAGACGAGTACGACGCGCTGGCCGAGGAGATGGGGTATCTCGTCGCGCTGGTCGACACCTGGAACCAGAGCCTCGACGACGCCTGTCGGATCCGCGCCAAACAGACCGCGAGTCCGCTCCTGACCGACTTTCTCGAGCGACTCGCCTACACGGTCGGTGGCGGCCAGCAGATCAGCGAGTTCCTGATCGACGAACAGGACACGATCATCCAGCAGTTCGTCACCCGCTACGAGTCGGACCTGGCGAAACTCGACGTGATGAAGGAGCTGTACATGTCGATGATGCTGTCGGTGGCGTTCGTCCTCGTGTTCGCGATCGTCCTGCCGATCCTGATCGGTACCAGTCCGACGCTGCTCATCGCCGGCACGGTCGCCATGTTCGGGATCGTGCAGGTAGGGTTCGTCTACGCGATCCACGTCGTGTCGCCGTACGATCCGACGTGGTACATCGAAGAGACGGCCGGCGAGGGGCCGATGACTCGGATTCCGCGCGCGCTCGCCATCGGAATCGGCTGCAGCCTCCTCCTCGCCCTCGGCGTTCTGGCCGCCCTGCTCGGCTATCTGCCGTTCGTCACCGAGCGGGTCCCGGTGCCGATCCTGACGGCGATTCCGGTGACGCCGCTGCTCCTGCCCGGCTGGCGCATGCGCCAGGAGGAGAGCAAGGTCAAAGACCGCGACAGCGAGTTTCCCAGCTTCATCCGGGCGCTCGGGACCGTCGAGAGCGTCAAACAGACCTCGACGGGGAGCGTCCTCGAGAGCCTGCGCAAGAAGGACTTCGGGGCGCTGACCGCGAACGTCGACGCCCTCTACAAGCGGCTCAACATGCGGATCGACAACATCCGCTCGTGGCGGCTGTTCGCCGCGGAGACCGGCTCCTACCTCATCCAGAAGTTCGGCGACATGTACGTCGTCGGCCGACAGATGGGGGGCGACCCGCAGGTGCTGGGCAACGTGATCAGCAAGAACCAGAACGAGGTGCTCAAGGTCCGCGAAAAGCGCCAGCAGGCGACGACGACGCTGATCGGCGTCCTCTACGGTATCACCGCGGCGAGCGTCTTCTCGTTTTTCATCGGCCTCGAGGTCGTCGAGATCATGATGGACATCACCGGCGAGATGGACCTCGGCGAGCAGAGCCAGGTCGCGGGGAACCTCATGCACACCGAGCAGTACAACCTCGTCGTCATCGAGTACCTGCTGATCGCGACGGTCCTCGTCAACGCCGCGCTGTCGGCGGTCATGATCCGGATCACCGACCGCGGTCACCTGCTCAGCGGGCTGGTCCACTTCGTCTTCCTGACCTGGCTCGGCGCGCTCGTCGCGGCCAGCACGCAGTACGTGGTCAACTTCGTGATGTGA
- a CDS encoding winged helix-turn-helix domain-containing protein — translation MAGDTDVNDVARDEWKAETTTFRRVRSVIKTTYDGATAGEVAERALVSETTARTHLEDLAETGFVETVSDRGATRYRRSTESLVLEQAQDMLENADAATLLTKVAEMQNEIDSYREETGVDEPEDISWKEADIDAERVRQWQTTRRNLGFAKVALALDQAADAVQGPNAV, via the coding sequence ATGGCGGGCGACACGGACGTCAACGACGTCGCAAGAGACGAGTGGAAAGCCGAGACGACGACGTTTCGGCGCGTCCGGTCGGTGATCAAAACGACCTACGATGGCGCAACCGCCGGCGAGGTCGCCGAGCGAGCGCTCGTTTCCGAGACCACTGCTCGGACGCATCTCGAGGACCTCGCCGAGACGGGGTTCGTCGAGACGGTCTCGGACCGAGGAGCAACGCGATACCGACGCTCGACCGAGTCGCTCGTTCTCGAGCAGGCACAGGATATGCTCGAGAACGCCGACGCTGCGACGTTGCTCACGAAGGTCGCCGAAATGCAGAACGAAATCGACTCCTATCGCGAGGAGACCGGCGTCGATGAACCCGAGGACATCTCCTGGAAGGAGGCCGATATCGACGCCGAACGGGTCAGACAGTGGCAGACGACGCGACGAAACCTGGGATTCGCAAAGGTCGCCCTCGCGCTGGATCAGGCAGCCGACGCCGTTCAGGGCCCGAACGCGGTGTGA
- a CDS encoding 30S ribosomal protein S6e yields the protein MASFTVVVGDPDSGSSYQLEAEEQDANRFIGKSIGDEVDGGSVGLDGYTLEITGGSDDAGRPLNPKVSGSNLQEVLMKERQTGYHPSRDGERRRITVRGREVSDAVAQINASIVDRGSTDVDELLGEGDAEDGE from the coding sequence ATGGCAAGTTTCACTGTCGTCGTCGGCGACCCCGACTCCGGGTCGTCCTATCAGCTCGAGGCGGAGGAACAGGACGCGAACCGCTTTATCGGCAAGTCGATCGGCGACGAAGTCGACGGCGGCTCGGTCGGGCTCGACGGCTACACGCTCGAGATCACCGGCGGCTCCGACGACGCCGGGCGACCGCTCAACCCGAAGGTCTCCGGCTCGAACCTGCAGGAAGTCCTGATGAAGGAACGCCAGACGGGCTACCACCCGTCCCGCGACGGCGAACGGCGCCGCATCACGGTTCGGGGCCGCGAGGTCTCCGACGCCGTCGCCCAGATCAACGCCTCGATCGTCGACCGCGGCAGCACCGACGTCGACGAACTGCTCGGCGAGGGCGACGCCGAGGACGGCGAGTAA
- a CDS encoding HpcH/HpaI aldolase family protein, producing the protein MATSPRTNLLRRTLEDDDVALGVLENAYSPTLVEFYGELGLDFVWIDLEHAGPSPFDGDRLEDLTRAANVTGTELLIRLPEPDPGMVRKTLDAGVRSLFVSRIESADEVRRALEASQFEYDGDPGKRGFASPRASRWGTTDDYAGTEDEEIVVGVTIENPTAVENIDEILDVPGLGFVFAGPLDLAVSLGHPGEPTHDEVEERVEAVREAALEAGVPLGGLGFGMDDVNEKADSGYQILNLGSTTGALGAAVRSWLNEYEGP; encoded by the coding sequence ATGGCGACGTCGCCACGAACCAACCTCCTGCGGCGAACGCTCGAGGACGACGACGTCGCGCTCGGCGTCCTCGAGAACGCGTACAGTCCGACGCTGGTCGAGTTCTACGGCGAACTCGGCCTCGACTTCGTCTGGATCGATCTCGAACACGCCGGGCCGAGCCCGTTCGACGGCGATCGACTCGAGGACCTGACGCGCGCGGCGAACGTAACCGGGACGGAGCTCCTCATCCGGTTACCCGAACCCGACCCCGGCATGGTCCGGAAGACGCTGGACGCGGGGGTTCGGTCGCTGTTCGTCTCGCGGATCGAGTCGGCCGACGAGGTGCGGCGGGCGCTCGAGGCCTCGCAGTTCGAGTACGACGGCGACCCCGGCAAACGCGGCTTCGCGAGTCCCCGCGCGAGTCGGTGGGGGACGACCGACGACTACGCCGGCACCGAGGACGAGGAGATCGTCGTCGGCGTGACGATCGAGAACCCGACGGCGGTCGAAAACATCGACGAGATCCTCGACGTTCCGGGGCTGGGGTTCGTCTTCGCCGGCCCGCTGGACCTCGCGGTGTCGCTGGGCCATCCCGGGGAGCCGACGCACGACGAAGTCGAGGAACGCGTCGAGGCGGTCCGGGAGGCGGCGCTCGAGGCCGGCGTCCCCCTCGGCGGCCTCGGCTTCGGGATGGACGACGTCAACGAGAAGGCCGACTCAGGGTATCAGATTCTCAATCTGGGGAGCACCACCGGAGCGCTGGGGGCCGCGGTGCGCTCGTGGCTGAACGAGTACGAGGGGCCGTAG
- a CDS encoding SHOCT domain-containing protein yields the protein MARLGTVLLKGAGVALLALLVLGAVATVVSIVLSIVATVVAAVVTMAILAVCVLAVVGLVSLLRGDEAADADTIGDPTTRSAETAAPTDRLRSRYVDGELSEAEFERELDRLLEADGGADRLERDRTRESTSDRSRLRDR from the coding sequence ATGGCTCGACTCGGAACCGTCCTCCTCAAGGGGGCTGGCGTCGCCCTGCTGGCGCTGCTCGTGCTCGGCGCCGTCGCGACGGTCGTCAGCATCGTGCTCTCGATCGTGGCGACCGTCGTCGCCGCGGTCGTGACGATGGCGATCCTCGCCGTCTGCGTGCTGGCCGTCGTCGGACTCGTCTCACTGCTCCGGGGCGACGAGGCCGCAGACGCTGATACTATCGGTGACCCCACGACCCGCTCCGCCGAGACCGCCGCACCCACCGATCGCCTTCGCTCCCGGTACGTCGACGGCGAACTCAGCGAGGCGGAGTTCGAACGGGAACTCGATCGACTCCTCGAGGCCGACGGCGGCGCGGACCGACTCGAGCGCGATCGAACCCGCGAGTCGACGAGCGATCGCAGCCGCCTCCGGGACCGGTAA
- a CDS encoding type II/IV secretion system ATPase subunit, with translation MADFGTARLENKLDALADEYPHLREHLDWFYEEYNEYPKLIDEPSGEWESRRPNVIYEAEAPIFCHVYGDRGISTMYYCVEPVLEEKDQELYDRIRRRILDKSVTRPAPGNNEEFEEHLDELLDDVIEVTSGITGQSIGRLKSLGTSKISLSQDQFDRLRYQLQRDIVGLGPLEPVMTDPANEDIHVIGPKQCYLDHGTYGMIKATVDFGTPEEFEQWLRNMGERMNHPVSDSDPIIDATLPGGSRINIIYSDDVSVQGPSMTIRQGEEIPLSILQITKWGTLSPELAAYLWLCLENEQTVFVVGETASGKTTTLNAILSFIPQDSKIYTAEDTAEVMPPHDTWQQLLTREGSGDESADVDMFDLVAAALRSRPDYIIVGEVRGAEGQMAFQAAQTGHPVMLTFHASDIVSMIQRFTGAPINVPETFMDNCDVALFQNRVKQGDDVLRRVTSVQEIEGYSDYEGGVVTRQAFKWDPRDDEVAFTGRNNSFVLEEQIATLLGYEDTREIYDELDRRAEIIRQLIDADVLGYHEVNKAIADFQRDGLEGLPIQIRGLNQFA, from the coding sequence ATGGCTGATTTCGGTACCGCGCGACTCGAGAACAAACTGGACGCACTGGCCGACGAGTACCCCCACCTCCGGGAACACCTCGACTGGTTCTACGAGGAGTACAACGAGTATCCGAAGCTCATCGACGAGCCGTCGGGCGAGTGGGAGTCCCGCCGGCCGAACGTCATCTACGAGGCCGAGGCGCCGATCTTCTGTCACGTCTACGGCGATCGCGGGATCAGCACGATGTACTACTGCGTCGAACCGGTCCTCGAGGAGAAGGATCAGGAACTGTACGATCGGATCCGTCGCCGGATCCTCGACAAGAGCGTCACGCGGCCGGCCCCCGGAAACAACGAGGAGTTCGAGGAGCACTTGGACGAACTGCTCGACGACGTCATCGAGGTCACGTCGGGGATCACCGGCCAGTCGATCGGTCGGCTCAAGTCCCTCGGCACCAGCAAGATCTCGCTCTCGCAGGATCAGTTCGACCGACTTCGGTATCAACTCCAGCGGGACATCGTCGGCCTCGGGCCGCTGGAACCGGTGATGACCGACCCGGCCAACGAGGACATTCACGTCATCGGTCCCAAGCAGTGTTACCTCGATCACGGCACCTACGGTATGATCAAGGCGACGGTCGACTTCGGCACCCCCGAGGAGTTCGAGCAGTGGCTGCGCAACATGGGCGAGCGGATGAATCATCCGGTCAGTGACTCCGATCCGATCATCGACGCGACGCTGCCCGGCGGCTCGCGTATCAACATCATCTACTCCGACGACGTCTCCGTGCAGGGCCCCTCGATGACGATCCGTCAGGGCGAGGAGATCCCGCTGTCGATCCTCCAGATCACGAAGTGGGGGACGCTCTCTCCGGAACTGGCGGCCTACCTCTGGCTCTGTCTCGAGAACGAGCAGACGGTGTTCGTCGTCGGCGAGACGGCGTCGGGGAAGACGACGACGCTGAACGCGATCCTCTCGTTTATCCCGCAGGACTCGAAGATCTACACCGCAGAGGACACGGCCGAAGTGATGCCGCCCCACGACACGTGGCAGCAACTCCTCACGCGCGAGGGGTCGGGCGACGAGTCGGCTGACGTCGACATGTTCGACCTGGTCGCGGCCGCGCTGCGTTCGCGTCCCGACTACATCATCGTGGGTGAGGTCCGCGGAGCGGAGGGACAGATGGCGTTCCAGGCGGCCCAGACGGGTCATCCCGTCATGCTCACGTTCCACGCCAGCGACATCGTCTCGATGATCCAGCGCTTTACTGGAGCGCCGATCAACGTCCCGGAGACGTTCATGGACAACTGCGACGTCGCGCTGTTCCAGAACCGGGTCAAACAGGGTGACGACGTCCTCAGACGGGTGACCTCGGTCCAGGAGATCGAGGGCTACTCCGACTACGAGGGCGGCGTCGTCACCCGTCAGGCCTTCAAGTGGGATCCCCGCGACGACGAGGTCGCCTTCACGGGCCGGAACAACTCATTCGTCCTCGAGGAACAGATCGCGACGCTGCTGGGCTACGAGGACACTCGCGAAATCTACGACGAACTCGATCGGCGGGCCGAGATCATCCGCCAGCTGATCGACGCAGACGTGTTGGGCTACCACGAGGTCAACAAGGCCATCGCCGACTTCCAGCGCGACGGCCTCGAGGGGCTCCCGATCCAGATACGGGGCCTCAACCAGTTCGCCTGA
- a CDS encoding helix-turn-helix transcriptional regulator yields MREETPNTESVFDELSKAATADSQSESYDISLGTTAESAKDVERELDELMEQVNAALPTDDVQFDEAIIKENLDEILLMLIALHEETHGKELLSDLTHLFGAQLSPGTVYPSLHSLEEADVLSMHAKVRTKEYSIADEEYVRATVERTMVQHLAFGLLLYAFLPRL; encoded by the coding sequence ATGCGTGAGGAAACCCCCAACACAGAGTCCGTGTTCGACGAACTGTCGAAGGCGGCGACTGCAGATTCGCAGTCGGAATCGTACGATATCTCCCTCGGAACGACCGCGGAGTCAGCGAAGGACGTCGAGCGCGAGCTCGACGAACTGATGGAGCAGGTCAACGCGGCGCTGCCGACCGACGACGTGCAGTTCGACGAGGCAATCATCAAGGAGAACCTGGACGAAATTCTCCTGATGCTCATCGCTCTTCACGAGGAGACCCACGGCAAGGAACTGCTCTCCGATCTGACCCACCTCTTCGGTGCGCAACTCAGCCCGGGGACCGTCTACCCGAGCCTGCACTCCCTCGAGGAAGCGGACGTGCTCTCGATGCACGCGAAGGTCCGGACGAAGGAGTACTCCATCGCGGACGAGGAGTACGTCCGGGCGACCGTCGAACGAACGATGGTCCAGCACCTGGCCTTCGGGCTGTTACTGTACGCGTTCCTGCCCCGTCTCTGA